The Triticum aestivum cultivar Chinese Spring chromosome 3A, IWGSC CS RefSeq v2.1, whole genome shotgun sequence genome includes a region encoding these proteins:
- the LOC123061805 gene encoding putative clathrin assembly protein At2g01600: MSALQSWRKAYGALKDTTTVSLASLNSDFKDLDVAIVKATNHVECPPKDRHLRKIVAASSMARPQADVAYCIHALARRLAKTRSWIVALKTLVVIHRLLRDGEPTFREELLNFTQRVQILQLSNFKDNSSPIAWDYSSWVRTYGLFLEERLQCFRILKYDIEAERLPKQGQGTEKAHSQTRELDSQALLEQMPALQQLLYRLIGCRPEGAANTNYLVQYALALVLKESFKIYCAINDGIINLVDKFFEMPRHDALKALEIYRRAGQQAGNLSDFYENCRGLELARNFQFPTLREPPQTFLSTMEEYVKEAPRMVPIKDPLEFPERLLLTYKPEESEEVPEPVPVQEEVPQMEEPAPVPSLTEVASSPPNTRVADTGDLLGLSDPNPSVSAIEESNALALAITPTGVNTSTTSTASVQDIGFDPTGWELALVTTSSSNTNSLAVDSTLGGGFDKLTLDSLYDDGTYRQMQQQLPYGSVPHNPFMASDPFTVSNQVASPPSVQMAAMGQQPQQMQPNPFGPPSHPQPVPNPFLDAGFGPFPAANGNGMHAQANPFGTAQLL; the protein is encoded by the exons ATGTCGGCGCTGCAGAGCTGGCGCAAGGCGTACGGCGCGCTCAAGGACACCACCACCGTCAGCCTCGCCAGCCTCAACTCCGACTTCAAG GATCTGGATGTGGCGATCGTGAAGGCCACGAACCATGTGGAGTGCCCGCCCAAGGATCGCCACCTGCGCA AGATTGTGGCGGCTTCGTCCATGGCCAGGCCCCAAGCGGACGTCGCCTACTGCATCCACGCGCTTGCCCGCCGCCTCGCCAAGACCCGGAGTTGGATC GTTGCACTGAAGACACTTGTGGTGATCCATCGACTCCTCCGGGATGGTGAACCTACATTCCGCGAAGAACTTCTTAATTTTACACAAAGGGTCCAGATTTTGCAGTTATCTAACTTCAAGGATAACTCCAGTCCTATTG CTTGGGACTATTCTTCATGGGTTCGAACATATGGTTTATTTTTGGAGGAAAGACTGCAATGCTTCAGGATCTTGAAGTATGATATTGAAGCTGAGCGTTTGCCCAAGCAAGGTCAAGGGACTGAAAAG GCACACAGTCAAACCAGAGAATTAGATTCTCAGGCCTTGCTGGAGCAGATGCCGGCACTTCAGCAGTTACTATATCGACTTATTGGATGCCGG CCAGAAGGAGCTGCTAATACCAATTATTTGGTGCAATATGCTCTAGCCCTT GTCCTTAAAGAAAGCTTCAAAATTTATTGCGCAATAAACGATGGAATTATCAACCTTGTTGATAAG TTTTTTGAGATGCCAAGGCATGATGCACTTAAAGCCCTTGAAATATACAGGAGGGCTGGCCAACAG GCTGGAAACCTATCTGATTTCTACGAAAATTGCCGCGGATTAGAACTCGCAAGAAATTTCCAGTTTCCCACTTTGAGGGAG CCACCACAGACATTCCTTTCAACCATGGAAGAGTACGTGAAGGAGGCTCCACGTATGGTTCCAATTAAAGACCCCTTG GAGTTTCCTGAGAGGCTTCTTCTTACATACAAACCAGAAGAATCAGAAGAAGTTCCTGAGCCTGTCCCTGTTCAGGAGGAAGTTCCGCAAATGGAAGAACCTGCTCCAGTACCATCTTTAACTGAAGTAGCTTCATCTCCTCCCAACACCAGAGTTGCAGATACTGGTGATTTACTG GGATTAAGTGATCCAAACCCCAGTGTATCGGCAATAGAGGAAAGCAATGCTTTGGCCTTGGCTATTACTCCGACAG GTGTTAATACTTCAACAACTAGCACAGCCTCAGTGCAAGATATAGGATTTGACCCAACGGGATGGGAACTTGCTCTTGTCACTACCTCGAGTAGCAACACCAATTCACTGGCTGTTGATAGTACTTTG GGCGGTGGATTCGACAAGCTCACGTTGGACAGCTTGTACGACGATGGAACCTACAGGCAGATGCAGCAACAGTTGCCATACGGTTCAGTACCTCACAATCCCTTCATGGCGAGCGACCCTTTCACGGTGTCTAATCAAGTAGCTTCTCCGCCATCGGTTCAAATGGCCGCCATGGGACAGCAGCCCCAGCAGATGCAACCAAATCCCTTCGGACCACCGTCGCACCCACAGCCTGTGCCAAACCCATTCCTCGATGCCGGCTTCGGCCCTTTCCCGGCAGCAAATGGAAATGGAATGCACGCACAAGCCAACCCGTTTGGAACCGCCCAACTTCTATAG